In the Sinorhizobium arboris LMG 14919 genome, one interval contains:
- a CDS encoding Do family serine endopeptidase, with product MSKRPEFFRGLVLAAATALIFTNTTLAQTATALPPAGPPSVADLAEGLLDAVVNISISQNVKSDDDNAPMPQVPEGSPHQEFFDEFFRGPGGEGGRPRTVNSLGSGFIIDPAGYIVTNNHVIQDADDIEINFSDGSKLKAKLVGTDTKTDLAVLKVEPKKPLKAVSFGDSRKIRIGDWVMVVGNPFGLGVSVSVGVVSARGRNINAGPYDSFIQTDAAINRGNSGGPLFNMQGEVVGINTAILSQTGMSVGIGFAVPAELAVNVVNQLKEFGETRRGWLGVRIQPVTDDIAESLKMELPRGALVSGIIEGGPITKGEIKPGDIIIRFDGTDIAEIRDLMRTVGESPVGKAVDVVIIRDGNEQTVRVTLGRLEDGEQLANARPGELPSGDEAKPGQPPAAELPASDTVLGMKLAELDADRRQSFGIAESVKGVVITEVQPNSPAAERRVEPGEVIVELGQEAMETPEDVASRVTKLKADGRRNALLMIANKAGELRFVTVRME from the coding sequence TTGTCGAAACGACCCGAATTCTTCCGCGGCCTGGTGCTGGCGGCCGCGACGGCACTCATCTTCACCAACACGACGCTGGCCCAGACTGCGACGGCACTGCCTCCGGCGGGTCCGCCATCCGTTGCCGATCTCGCCGAGGGTCTGCTCGACGCCGTCGTCAACATATCGATTTCGCAAAACGTCAAGAGTGACGACGACAATGCTCCGATGCCGCAGGTGCCGGAGGGATCGCCGCATCAGGAATTCTTCGACGAATTCTTCAGGGGGCCGGGCGGCGAGGGAGGCAGGCCCCGCACCGTCAATTCCCTCGGCTCCGGCTTCATCATCGATCCGGCCGGTTACATCGTCACCAACAACCACGTGATCCAGGACGCCGACGATATCGAGATCAATTTCTCCGACGGATCGAAGCTGAAGGCGAAACTCGTCGGCACGGATACGAAAACCGATCTGGCCGTTCTGAAGGTCGAGCCGAAGAAGCCGCTCAAGGCCGTCTCCTTCGGCGACTCGCGAAAGATCAGGATCGGCGATTGGGTCATGGTCGTCGGCAACCCGTTCGGTCTTGGCGTGTCGGTCTCCGTGGGTGTCGTCTCCGCCCGCGGCCGCAACATCAATGCCGGCCCGTACGACAGTTTCATCCAGACCGACGCGGCGATCAACCGCGGCAATTCGGGCGGACCGCTGTTCAACATGCAGGGCGAGGTCGTCGGCATCAATACGGCGATCCTCTCGCAGACCGGCATGTCGGTCGGCATCGGCTTTGCCGTTCCGGCGGAGCTCGCCGTGAACGTCGTCAACCAACTCAAGGAGTTCGGCGAAACGCGCCGCGGCTGGCTCGGCGTGCGGATTCAGCCTGTCACGGACGATATCGCCGAGAGCCTCAAAATGGAGCTTCCGCGCGGCGCGCTTGTCTCGGGCATCATCGAGGGCGGCCCGATTACGAAGGGCGAGATCAAACCGGGCGACATCATCATCCGCTTCGACGGCACGGACATCGCCGAAATTCGCGATCTCATGCGCACTGTCGGCGAGAGCCCGGTCGGCAAGGCTGTCGATGTCGTCATCATCCGCGACGGCAATGAGCAGACGGTCCGCGTGACGCTGGGTCGGCTCGAGGATGGCGAGCAACTCGCCAATGCGCGACCCGGCGAACTGCCGAGCGGCGACGAGGCGAAGCCCGGCCAGCCGCCGGCCGCGGAACTGCCTGCAAGTGACACCGTGCTCGGAATGAAGCTCGCAGAGCTCGACGCCGACCGCCGCCAGAGCTTCGGCATCGCCGAGAGCGTCAAAGGCGTCGTCATCACCGAGGTACAGCCCAATTCGCCCGCGGCCGAGCGTCGTGTGGAGCCGGGCGAGGTAATCGTCGAGCTCGGCCAGGAAGCGATGGAAACACCGGAGGATGTCGCCTCACGCGTCACCAAACTGAAGGCTGACGGGCGCCGCAACGCTTTGCTGATGATCGCGAACAAGGCCGGCGAATTGCGTTTCGTGACGGTGCGGATGGAGTAG
- the serB gene encoding phosphoserine phosphatase SerB: MALVATLIADPSNPVLSPAHAEAAAESLDASGLYWLADGIACDIALRDGTDAGEAEARLRQAIAGAAIDVAVQDAESRRKRFLIADMDSTMIGQECIDELAAEVGLKEKVAAITARAMNGEIAFEPALVERVALLRGLPVTVVEEVIARRITLTPGGRELVATMKAKGHYTALVSGGFTMFTGPVAEKLGFDENRANILIEENGRLTGDVARPILGKQAKVDALIGISERLGITPADVMAVGDGANDLGMLQLAGSGVALHAKPVVAAQAKIRIDHGDLTALLYLQGYRKTDFVT, from the coding sequence ATGGCTCTCGTTGCCACGCTTATCGCCGATCCGTCAAATCCCGTTCTGTCGCCGGCACACGCCGAGGCGGCAGCCGAGAGCCTCGATGCGTCCGGGCTCTATTGGCTCGCGGACGGCATCGCCTGCGACATCGCGTTGAGGGACGGCACCGACGCAGGTGAAGCGGAAGCTCGGCTCCGTCAGGCCATCGCCGGCGCAGCGATCGATGTCGCCGTCCAGGACGCCGAAAGCCGCCGCAAGCGATTTCTGATCGCCGATATGGATTCCACCATGATCGGACAGGAATGTATCGACGAACTGGCCGCGGAAGTCGGCCTGAAGGAAAAGGTCGCCGCAATCACCGCGCGCGCCATGAACGGCGAGATTGCCTTCGAGCCGGCACTCGTCGAAAGAGTGGCGCTTCTCCGGGGCCTGCCCGTTACCGTCGTCGAGGAAGTCATAGCCAGGCGCATCACATTGACCCCCGGCGGCCGCGAACTGGTCGCCACCATGAAGGCGAAGGGCCACTATACCGCACTCGTCTCGGGTGGCTTCACGATGTTCACCGGGCCGGTCGCAGAGAAGCTCGGCTTCGACGAGAACCGCGCCAATATCCTCATTGAAGAGAACGGTCGGCTGACTGGCGATGTTGCCCGGCCGATCCTCGGCAAACAGGCCAAGGTCGACGCGCTCATCGGCATTTCGGAACGGCTCGGCATCACGCCCGCGGACGTCATGGCGGTCGGCGACGGTGCCAACGATCTCGGTATGCTGCAGCTTGCCGGCAGCGGAGTGGCGCTCCACGCCAAGCCGGTGGTTGCCGCACAGGCGAAGATCCGCATCGACCATGGCGATCTCACCGCCCTGCTCTACCTTCAGGGCTACCGCAAGACGGATTTCGTGACGTGA
- a CDS encoding ACT domain-containing protein has protein sequence MPHKLLIRLVDAEYAITRLNVGSAIPEWLPGPGFWTVSSSREEMTLVCRAARVPSSVQSSLGWRCFRVEQHFSFDVPGVLSSVLRPLSEAGVGVFANSTFSTDYIFVAGSNLDKAVEALKEHGHEITI, from the coding sequence ATGCCACATAAACTGCTCATCCGGCTGGTCGATGCCGAATATGCCATTACCCGTCTGAACGTCGGGTCCGCTATTCCGGAATGGCTGCCGGGGCCGGGATTTTGGACGGTCTCCAGTTCTCGTGAGGAAATGACCCTGGTCTGCCGCGCCGCTCGCGTTCCGTCGAGCGTGCAGAGTTCGCTCGGCTGGCGCTGTTTTCGCGTGGAGCAGCATTTCAGTTTCGACGTGCCCGGCGTGCTGTCGTCGGTACTCCGCCCGCTTTCGGAGGCAGGTGTCGGCGTCTTCGCCAATTCGACCTTCAGCACCGACTACATCTTCGTCGCCGGATCCAATCTCGATAAGGCCGTGGAGGCTCTGAAAGAGCACGGGCACGAAATAACGATCTGA
- the miaA gene encoding tRNA (adenosine(37)-N6)-dimethylallyltransferase MiaA, producing MMQNLARDIDAILITGPTASGKSALAVKLAQRHGGVVINADSMQVYGTLKILTARPDESEMGGVEHFLYGHVPPDRAYSTGAWLREAEALVARLRKEGRLPVFVGGTGLYFKALTGGLSDMPEIPPAIRQRLRTRLTEEGAEALHRELSGRDPETAARLRPGDGQRIVRALEVIEASGKPIGSYRQSRGPVVIDPDRALKIVVLPERPVLHGRIDRRFETMLAKGAVEEVRALLALRLPPEMPVMKAIGVQQIAAMLRGEMTETKVIEAGAAATRQYAKRQMTWFRNQLDETWQRIEGPDALD from the coding sequence ATGATGCAAAACCTTGCGAGAGACATCGACGCGATCCTGATAACCGGGCCGACCGCCAGCGGCAAGTCCGCGCTCGCCGTGAAGCTTGCGCAAAGACACGGCGGCGTCGTGATCAATGCCGACAGCATGCAGGTTTACGGCACGCTGAAAATCCTGACCGCGCGTCCGGATGAAAGCGAGATGGGTGGCGTCGAGCATTTCCTGTATGGCCATGTCCCGCCGGACCGTGCCTATTCGACCGGCGCATGGCTCCGGGAGGCGGAAGCGCTCGTGGCACGATTAAGGAAAGAGGGGCGCCTTCCGGTCTTCGTCGGCGGCACGGGCCTTTATTTCAAGGCGCTGACGGGAGGCCTTTCGGACATGCCGGAGATTCCGCCCGCGATCCGCCAGCGACTGCGCACGCGCCTGACGGAGGAAGGCGCTGAGGCGCTCCACCGCGAACTCTCCGGACGCGATCCGGAGACGGCGGCGCGCTTACGGCCCGGCGACGGGCAGCGCATCGTGCGCGCGCTGGAGGTAATAGAGGCGTCCGGCAAGCCCATCGGTTCTTACCGGCAGAGCCGCGGGCCGGTGGTCATCGATCCGGATCGAGCGCTGAAGATCGTCGTCCTGCCGGAGCGGCCGGTACTCCATGGCCGCATCGACCGACGTTTCGAGACGATGCTTGCGAAAGGTGCCGTCGAGGAGGTGCGGGCGCTTCTCGCGCTACGCCTCCCGCCGGAGATGCCGGTGATGAAGGCGATCGGCGTGCAGCAGATCGCCGCGATGCTGAGGGGCGAGATGACGGAAACGAAGGTGATCGAGGCCGGGGCCGCGGCCACGCGCCAATATGCCAAGCGCCAGATGACCTGGTTCCGCAACCAGCTTGACGAAACATGGCAGCGTATCGAAGGCCCGGACGCACTGGACTAG
- a CDS encoding DUF2065 domain-containing protein — MSDFLTGIAFFLIFEGLVYALAPLVLVELAKRLPYVPEHQLRLAGLTSVLIGVGLVWLLRG, encoded by the coding sequence ATGTCGGATTTTCTGACGGGCATTGCCTTTTTTCTGATCTTCGAGGGGCTGGTGTACGCACTGGCCCCTTTGGTTTTGGTGGAACTGGCGAAGCGATTGCCGTATGTCCCTGAACATCAGCTCCGATTGGCCGGATTGACATCGGTCTTAATCGGCGTCGGGCTTGTATGGTTGCTTCGAGGATAA
- a CDS encoding ATP-binding protein, with the protein MLESGNQTAPRAGETDRRDSLKPGNRFLGRVVGCNGSRATIAAVAENGETSLTELWSVGKLVSISVGANRVVALVYSMQTVSEGWGEEANNTFRIEVELMGEVHVGPDGREEFSAGISRYPYLGAIAHRIRVSDLARIYDSGQVDSCVIGKLTQDESLDATIHVPSMLAKHFAIVGTTGVGKSTAVTLLLNKAIAADPKLRVLILDPHNEFAAAFPDQAVVIDTDTLDLPFWFFRLEELAEVVFRGRPPVPEELDILRDVIADAKRAFKGGESGLMRRQTERSSITADTPVPYRIADLLAMIDERIGRLEGRNDKPHLRSLKVRIVSAVNDPRYHFMFSQNTITDTIEDTIAKIFRIPGDDKPIATFELAGIPSEVVNSLASVLCRMAFEIGLWGNGAIHMLVVCEEAHRYVPADPSLGFVPTRQAIARIAKEGRKYGVSLGIITQRPGELDPTILSQCSTVFAMRLANDRDQEIIRSAISNSSISTTSFISSIGNGEAIAFGEAVAVPMRMRFARVEDARLPRAHGITDKVDDDAPPAADLRSIIGRMRAVNGPDITSFQQSYLAAQTKQSPVLEDGDWSGTGAETGATSPLSRQYPAFEPYSPDMLPRSSEPANPEIERFNRIREQILSAESESGLRGAAKAPGQADRGFGTPAPRREGSLRESLLKRPLGSLIRK; encoded by the coding sequence GTGCTCGAAAGTGGAAATCAAACGGCGCCTCGCGCCGGCGAGACGGATCGACGCGATAGCTTGAAGCCCGGCAATCGTTTTCTCGGGCGGGTCGTCGGCTGCAACGGCTCGCGCGCCACCATCGCAGCGGTTGCCGAAAATGGCGAGACTTCGCTCACCGAGCTCTGGTCGGTCGGCAAACTGGTTTCGATTTCTGTCGGCGCCAATCGTGTCGTCGCCCTCGTCTATTCGATGCAGACCGTATCCGAGGGTTGGGGCGAAGAGGCCAACAATACGTTCCGCATCGAAGTGGAATTGATGGGAGAGGTTCACGTCGGTCCGGATGGGCGGGAAGAATTCTCCGCCGGCATCAGCCGCTATCCCTATCTCGGAGCGATCGCTCACCGCATCCGCGTAAGCGATCTCGCCCGCATCTACGATTCCGGTCAAGTGGACAGCTGCGTCATCGGAAAGTTGACGCAGGACGAAAGTCTCGACGCGACCATCCATGTGCCCTCTATGCTTGCCAAACATTTTGCGATCGTCGGCACCACCGGCGTCGGCAAGTCGACGGCCGTGACACTGCTCCTGAACAAGGCGATCGCCGCCGATCCGAAGCTGCGCGTGCTGATCCTCGATCCGCACAACGAGTTCGCCGCCGCCTTTCCGGACCAGGCGGTGGTCATCGACACGGACACGCTCGACCTCCCTTTCTGGTTTTTCCGCCTCGAGGAGTTGGCCGAGGTCGTCTTCCGCGGGCGCCCGCCGGTGCCGGAAGAGCTCGACATTCTGCGCGACGTCATCGCGGATGCGAAAAGGGCATTCAAGGGTGGCGAATCCGGCCTGATGAGGCGGCAGACGGAGAGGAGTTCCATCACCGCAGATACCCCCGTACCCTATCGGATCGCCGATCTCCTGGCGATGATCGACGAGCGCATCGGTCGGCTGGAGGGGCGTAACGACAAGCCGCACCTGCGCTCCCTGAAGGTCAGGATCGTCTCGGCCGTCAACGATCCGCGCTACCATTTCATGTTCTCGCAGAACACGATCACGGACACGATCGAAGACACGATTGCGAAGATCTTCCGCATTCCGGGCGATGACAAGCCGATCGCCACCTTCGAGCTTGCCGGCATCCCCTCGGAAGTCGTCAATTCCCTCGCATCCGTGCTCTGCCGCATGGCCTTCGAGATCGGCCTCTGGGGCAATGGCGCCATCCATATGCTGGTCGTCTGCGAAGAGGCCCACCGCTACGTACCGGCCGATCCCTCTCTCGGCTTTGTGCCCACACGCCAGGCCATTGCTCGAATCGCCAAGGAAGGCCGTAAATACGGGGTGTCGCTCGGCATCATCACCCAGAGGCCGGGCGAACTCGATCCGACGATCCTGTCGCAATGCTCGACTGTCTTCGCCATGCGGCTCGCCAATGACCGCGACCAGGAAATCATCCGATCGGCGATCTCCAATTCGTCGATCTCCACCACCAGCTTCATTTCCTCGATCGGCAACGGCGAGGCAATCGCCTTCGGCGAGGCGGTCGCAGTACCCATGCGCATGCGCTTTGCTCGAGTCGAAGATGCGCGGTTGCCCCGCGCCCACGGCATCACCGACAAGGTGGACGACGACGCGCCACCCGCCGCCGACCTCCGTTCCATCATCGGCCGCATGCGTGCCGTGAACGGTCCCGACATAACGAGTTTCCAACAGAGCTACCTGGCGGCCCAGACGAAGCAGTCGCCCGTGCTCGAGGACGGCGACTGGAGTGGGACAGGCGCCGAGACCGGGGCCACCTCCCCCCTTTCGCGACAATATCCAGCATTCGAGCCCTATAGCCCCGACATGCTTCCGCGTTCTTCCGAACCGGCCAACCCGGAGATCGAACGCTTCAACCGAATCCGCGAGCAGATCCTTTCCGCAGAGTCGGAAAGCGGATTGCGTGGGGCCGCCAAGGCGCCGGGCCAAGCGGACCGGGGCTTCGGCACGCCGGCGCCGCGCCGCGAAGGGTCGCTTCGCGAAAGCCTGCTCAAGCGACCGCTTGGCAGCCTTATCCGCAAATAA
- a CDS encoding GNAT family N-acetyltransferase codes for MIILDTERLRLRAWIESDRDLFAEINSDPTVMEFFPFRRNRAEADALFERNDRNIRETGFGFFALAFREDDAPIGFCGLARTDLEPHLPDGTVEIGWRLAVRHWGKGYVTEAARALLDYGFGERKLGEIVAIAVSANTRSTAVMKRIGMHPDCARDFDHPGVPDTHPHLRHHVLYAITAQEWRRDGSTAKR; via the coding sequence GTGATCATCCTCGATACCGAGCGACTGAGACTCCGCGCCTGGATCGAGTCCGATCGTGATCTCTTCGCCGAGATCAACAGCGACCCCACGGTCATGGAGTTCTTTCCGTTCCGCCGGAACCGGGCAGAGGCTGACGCGCTTTTCGAGCGCAATGACCGCAATATTCGCGAAACGGGCTTCGGGTTCTTCGCACTCGCGTTTCGTGAGGACGACGCGCCGATCGGCTTTTGCGGACTTGCACGCACCGATCTCGAACCGCACCTGCCCGACGGCACCGTCGAGATCGGCTGGCGCCTGGCTGTCCGCCATTGGGGAAAGGGCTACGTGACGGAGGCTGCGCGGGCGCTTCTCGACTACGGCTTCGGCGAGAGGAAACTCGGCGAGATCGTTGCCATCGCCGTTTCGGCCAACACCCGCTCCACCGCCGTGATGAAACGGATCGGCATGCATCCGGATTGCGCGCGCGACTTCGATCACCCCGGCGTCCCGGATACGCACCCGCATCTGAGGCACCACGTGCTTTACGCAATCACCGCGCAAGAATGGCGGCGGGATGGCTCCACCGCAAAGCGGTAG